The Urbifossiella limnaea genome has a window encoding:
- a CDS encoding sulfatase family protein: MRYLVTAVLLAAGSPALAQPRPNIVLIGAEDISPSLGCYGDPDAVTPNLDRFATQGARFTRAFTHAPVCAPSRSGLITGVYPTTLGTHHMRSKLARTPDLFVDYLRKAGYFVAWPGKTDFNFDLPKAWVDTTQDWTKNPAVLPTDRPWFAYINYTVTHESQVRATPEAYARNTARLKPEEKRDRGRVALPPYYPDTPVVRECVGKYHDNITALDYLVGDVLRLLDERRWAENTIVVFFGDHGWGLPRGKRWCYDSGTRIPLLVRWPGVVRPGTVRDDLTAFIDLAPTFLTIAGAAVPPHMQGRVFVGPRTGPAPEYVFSCRDRMDETYDRIRSARGPHFRYVRNFHPELPYAQWLNYLDEMPVMKDWRRLAFAGTLTPTQRLFFARTKPAEELYDTRTDPHEVRNLAADPAHADTLRTMRGALDRWMADTKDLGATPERELIAKGLVRDVLSTEYEARLKLHPKGPPVP; encoded by the coding sequence ATGCGCTACCTCGTCACCGCCGTACTCCTCGCGGCCGGTTCGCCCGCGCTGGCCCAACCCCGCCCGAACATCGTCCTCATCGGCGCCGAGGACATCTCGCCGAGCCTCGGCTGCTACGGCGACCCCGACGCCGTCACCCCGAACCTGGACCGGTTCGCCACCCAGGGCGCCCGCTTCACGCGCGCGTTCACCCACGCCCCGGTCTGCGCCCCGAGCCGCAGCGGTCTCATCACCGGCGTTTATCCCACCACGCTCGGCACGCACCACATGCGCTCCAAGCTCGCCCGCACGCCGGACCTGTTCGTCGACTACCTCCGCAAGGCCGGCTACTTCGTCGCGTGGCCGGGCAAGACGGACTTCAACTTCGACCTGCCGAAGGCGTGGGTGGATACGACGCAGGACTGGACGAAGAACCCCGCCGTGCTGCCGACCGACCGGCCGTGGTTCGCTTACATCAACTACACGGTGACGCACGAAAGCCAGGTGCGGGCGACGCCGGAAGCGTACGCCCGCAACACGGCGCGGCTGAAGCCCGAGGAGAAGCGCGACCGCGGCCGGGTGGCGCTGCCGCCGTACTACCCCGACACGCCGGTCGTGCGCGAGTGCGTCGGCAAGTACCACGACAACATCACCGCCCTCGACTACCTCGTCGGCGACGTGCTCCGGTTGCTGGACGAGCGGCGGTGGGCGGAGAACACGATCGTGGTGTTCTTCGGCGACCACGGGTGGGGGCTGCCGCGCGGCAAGCGCTGGTGCTACGACAGCGGCACCCGCATCCCCCTGCTGGTGCGCTGGCCCGGGGTCGTCCGCCCCGGCACCGTCCGCGACGACCTGACGGCGTTCATCGATCTGGCGCCGACGTTCCTCACGATCGCGGGGGCCGCGGTGCCGCCGCACATGCAGGGGCGAGTGTTTGTCGGCCCGCGGACGGGGCCGGCGCCCGAATACGTGTTCAGCTGCCGCGACCGCATGGACGAGACGTACGACCGCATCCGCAGCGCCCGCGGGCCGCACTTCCGGTACGTCCGCAACTTCCACCCGGAGTTGCCGTACGCCCAGTGGCTGAACTACCTGGACGAGATGCCGGTGATGAAGGACTGGCGGCGGCTGGCGTTCGCCGGCACGCTCACCCCGACGCAGCGGCTGTTCTTCGCCCGGACCAAGCCGGCGGAAGAACTGTACGACACCCGCACCGACCCGCACGAGGTTCGCAACCTCGCCGCCGACCCGGCCCACGCCGACACCCTCCGCACGATGCGCGGGGCGCTCGACCGGTGGATGGCGGACACGAAAGACCTCGGGGCGACGCCCGAGCGCGAGTTGATCGCCAAGGGTCTGGTGCGCGACGTGTTGAGCACCGAGTACGAGGCCCGGCTGAAGCTCCACCCGAAGGGCCCGCCCGTGCCGTGA
- a CDS encoding TVP38/TMEM64 family protein: MRLYVIIFVCVALTLIPVFLFDDEIDAAFAGPEGLRRLQEYGGWAWLVGVGLIVADLVLPVPSTAVIAGLGMLYGPPLGGLVGGVGSTLAGLVAYAGGRWLGRPAIRLFAGDSDLEKLRRFFARHGLWAVALSRWMPLLPEALCCLAGAARMRVGPFSAALACGSFAMGFAFGVLGEHYLDRPAVGLVVSAAIPLLVWPPVHFYLKRRPVVEADSPVA, from the coding sequence ATGCGCCTGTACGTGATCATCTTCGTCTGCGTCGCCCTGACGTTGATTCCCGTCTTCCTTTTCGACGACGAGATCGACGCCGCCTTCGCCGGCCCCGAAGGGCTGCGGCGCCTCCAGGAGTACGGCGGCTGGGCGTGGCTCGTCGGGGTCGGCCTCATCGTCGCCGACCTCGTCCTCCCCGTCCCCTCGACGGCCGTCATCGCCGGGCTCGGGATGCTGTACGGGCCGCCCCTCGGTGGGCTCGTCGGCGGCGTCGGCTCCACCCTCGCCGGGCTCGTCGCCTACGCCGGCGGCCGCTGGCTCGGCCGACCCGCCATCCGCTTGTTCGCCGGCGATTCCGACCTGGAGAAACTCCGCCGCTTCTTCGCCAGGCACGGCCTGTGGGCGGTCGCCCTGTCGCGGTGGATGCCGCTGCTGCCCGAGGCGCTCTGCTGCCTCGCCGGGGCGGCGCGGATGCGGGTCGGGCCGTTCTCGGCGGCGCTGGCGTGCGGCAGCTTCGCGATGGGCTTCGCGTTCGGCGTCCTCGGCGAGCACTACCTCGACCGGCCGGCCGTCGGGCTCGTCGTCAGCGCCGCGATCCCGCTGCTGGTCTGGCCGCCGGTCCACTTCTACCTGAAGCGCCGGCCGGTGGTCGAAGCCGACTCACCCGTGGCGTAG
- a CDS encoding ornithine cyclodeaminase, translated as MTPRHVEHVELSGHILDSLLLPKVLDAVVTRGATYEVQEFRVGRTQGDASYARLEIRADSAEQLDAVLTEILSHGAAPVHPADCAAVGADLDGAFPDGFYCSTNFRTQVRLGGEWVDVAGQEMDCGVVLDPPRCVPMVGVKRGDRVVVGRAGIRVLPEEAAAKRHELFEFMTSAVSSEKPKGVSTREIAHAIRRTRAAGEQVLAVLGPAVVHTGGAALVAGMVREGFINVLFAGNALATHDIEQALYGTSLGVSLEKGIPTAEGHEHHLRTINTVRRHGSIRAAVEAGTLTSGIMYECVKGNVPFVLAGSIRDDGPLPDVVTDSLAAQDAMRALLPGVGFCLMVATTLHSIAVGNLLPAWVKVACVDISPATVTKLMDRGSTQTVGIVSDAEPFLRALDAELRHG; from the coding sequence ATGACGCCGCGGCACGTCGAACACGTCGAGCTGTCCGGCCACATCCTCGATTCGCTGCTGCTGCCCAAGGTGCTCGACGCCGTGGTCACCCGCGGGGCGACGTACGAGGTGCAGGAGTTCCGCGTCGGCCGCACCCAGGGCGACGCCTCCTACGCGCGGCTGGAGATTCGCGCCGACTCGGCCGAGCAGCTGGACGCGGTGCTGACGGAAATCCTGTCGCACGGCGCCGCGCCGGTGCACCCCGCCGACTGCGCCGCGGTCGGCGCCGACCTGGACGGCGCGTTCCCCGACGGCTTCTATTGCAGCACGAACTTCCGCACGCAGGTCCGGCTCGGCGGCGAGTGGGTGGACGTGGCCGGCCAGGAGATGGACTGCGGCGTCGTGCTCGACCCGCCGCGGTGCGTGCCGATGGTGGGCGTGAAGCGCGGCGACCGCGTGGTGGTCGGCCGCGCCGGCATCCGCGTGCTCCCCGAGGAAGCGGCGGCGAAGCGGCACGAGCTGTTCGAGTTCATGACGAGCGCGGTGTCGAGCGAGAAGCCGAAGGGGGTGAGCACCCGCGAGATCGCGCACGCGATCCGCCGCACCCGCGCCGCCGGCGAGCAGGTGCTGGCGGTGCTCGGCCCGGCCGTGGTCCACACGGGCGGCGCGGCCCTGGTGGCGGGGATGGTCCGCGAGGGGTTCATCAACGTGCTGTTCGCCGGGAACGCGCTGGCCACCCACGACATCGAGCAGGCGCTGTACGGGACGAGCCTGGGTGTGTCGCTGGAGAAGGGCATCCCGACCGCCGAGGGGCACGAGCACCACCTGCGGACGATCAACACCGTCCGCCGGCACGGCAGCATCCGCGCCGCGGTCGAGGCCGGCACGCTGACCAGCGGCATCATGTACGAGTGCGTGAAGGGCAACGTGCCCTTCGTACTCGCCGGCAGCATCCGCGACGACGGCCCGCTGCCGGACGTGGTGACGGACTCGCTGGCGGCCCAGGACGCGATGCGGGCGCTGCTGCCGGGCGTGGGGTTCTGCCTGATGGTGGCGACGACGCTGCACAGCATCGCGGTGGGGAACCTGCTGCCGGCGTGGGTGAAGGTGGCGTGCGTGGACATCAGCCCGGCGACGGTGACGAAGCTGATGGACCGCGGCAGCACGCAGACGGTCGGGATTGTGTCGGACGCCGAGCCGTTCCTGCGGGCGCTCGACGCCGAGCTACGCCACGGGTGA
- a CDS encoding aminotransferase class V-fold PLP-dependent enzyme, which translates to MPDWSAARAAVMLDPAVTMLNAGSFGPVPHAVFDRVTELRRQLAEGPTNFLVRTVPPLLWGARERTAAFLGTRPERFVFTSNVSAAINLVASGLPAVEPGEVLLTDHEYGCMVWVWERFAARRGLTIRTFPLPTMAADPAEIVAAAEAAFSDRTRLFFFSHVLSPTGLVLPAAELCAAARRWGIRTVVDGAHAPGLLPLDIDAVGADYYAGNLHKWVLAPTGAGFLALGTNCEAIEPLHVSWGYKPDSYPLGDPRGSAHPDAPDAFGSTPRVRFLEFEGTRDPCPWLAVPAALDFQDALGWDNVRRRAAELGAYTRGVIDLPPATPVGLSGTMTAFELPAGTDAAALRRALWDRRVEIPVIERPDRLLLRVSHPFFTTESELDRLAAVLREVL; encoded by the coding sequence ATGCCCGACTGGTCCGCCGCCCGCGCCGCGGTCATGCTCGACCCGGCCGTCACCATGCTCAACGCCGGGTCGTTCGGACCCGTGCCGCACGCCGTGTTCGACCGCGTCACCGAGCTGCGCCGCCAGCTCGCCGAGGGGCCGACCAACTTCCTCGTCCGCACCGTGCCGCCGCTCCTGTGGGGCGCCCGCGAACGCACCGCCGCGTTCCTCGGCACCCGGCCGGAACGGTTCGTCTTCACGTCGAACGTGTCCGCGGCCATCAACCTCGTCGCGTCCGGGCTGCCGGCCGTCGAGCCCGGCGAGGTGCTCCTCACCGACCACGAATACGGCTGCATGGTGTGGGTGTGGGAGCGCTTCGCCGCCCGCCGCGGCCTGACCATCCGCACCTTCCCGCTGCCGACGATGGCCGCCGACCCGGCCGAGATCGTCGCCGCCGCGGAAGCCGCCTTCAGCGACCGCACCCGGCTGTTCTTCTTCAGCCACGTCCTGTCGCCGACCGGGCTGGTGCTGCCGGCCGCGGAGCTGTGCGCGGCGGCGCGACGGTGGGGGATTCGCACGGTGGTCGATGGCGCCCACGCACCCGGGCTGCTGCCGCTGGACATCGACGCGGTCGGCGCCGACTACTACGCCGGCAACCTGCACAAGTGGGTGCTGGCGCCGACGGGGGCCGGCTTCCTGGCGCTCGGGACGAACTGCGAGGCGATCGAACCGCTGCACGTCAGCTGGGGCTACAAGCCGGACAGCTATCCGCTCGGCGACCCGCGCGGCAGCGCGCACCCGGACGCCCCCGACGCCTTCGGCTCGACGCCGCGCGTCCGCTTTTTGGAGTTCGAGGGGACCCGCGACCCGTGCCCGTGGCTCGCCGTCCCCGCGGCGCTCGACTTCCAGGACGCCCTCGGCTGGGACAACGTCCGCCGCCGCGCCGCCGAACTCGGGGCGTACACCCGCGGCGTGATCGACCTGCCGCCGGCCACGCCCGTGGGGCTGAGCGGCACCATGACGGCGTTCGAGTTGCCCGCGGGTACCGACGCAGCGGCGCTACGGCGGGCATTGTGGGACCGTCGTGTAGAGATCCCGGTGATCGAGCGGCCGGACCGGTTGCTGTTGCGGGTCAGCCACCCGTTCTTCACGACGGAATCGGAGCTGGACCGCCTCGCGGCCGTGCTGCGCGAGGTGTTATAG
- a CDS encoding DUF4188 domain-containing protein has protein sequence MGRIHRERLTVRVEGPFVVFLVGMRINKPWKIHKWLPVLWAMRRMLRELASRPEAGCLGYFSCRTTVVQYWRSFVHLEAYARSRDSEHWPAWVAFNRRMAGCRGDVGIWHETYLVPAGGYEAIYSGMPPHGLGRVGELVPVAERTDGARLRLGGEGRPAELYAAPDPARLNISGTS, from the coding sequence ATGGGAAGGATCCACCGGGAACGGCTAACCGTGCGGGTCGAGGGGCCGTTCGTCGTTTTCCTAGTTGGGATGCGGATCAACAAGCCGTGGAAGATCCACAAGTGGCTACCGGTCTTGTGGGCCATGCGACGGATGCTCCGTGAGCTGGCCAGCCGGCCCGAGGCCGGGTGCCTGGGCTACTTCAGCTGCAGGACGACGGTGGTCCAGTACTGGCGGTCGTTCGTCCACCTTGAGGCATACGCCCGCAGCCGTGACAGCGAGCACTGGCCGGCCTGGGTGGCGTTCAACCGGCGGATGGCCGGGTGCCGGGGGGACGTCGGGATCTGGCACGAGACGTATCTGGTCCCAGCGGGCGGCTACGAGGCGATCTACAGCGGAATGCCGCCGCACGGGCTGGGGCGGGTCGGCGAACTCGTGCCGGTCGCGGAGCGGACCGACGGAGCGCGGCTCCGGTTAGGCGGTGAGGGTAGGCCGGCCGAACTGTACGCGGCACCGGACCCGGCCCGCCTCAATATTTCTGGGACTTCATAG
- a CDS encoding suppressor of fused domain protein, whose protein sequence is MAGADASAVVRRHLRWFFAGHAYRARQWTLGPAAEELPRLRVAEFAPGPRTGLWVYATVGAWEARDDPRLEFLIAAPERDPRHVELVTMAAWYHGRRGLGAGHTLPIGEPWLPGSSCDYFLVSLPYPFGPELEVCNLRDGHLHFLWLLPITAAEREFKVREGVEALEQRFDASALEYWVPDRASVV, encoded by the coding sequence GTGGCGGGAGCCGATGCGAGTGCGGTCGTCCGCCGGCACCTGCGGTGGTTCTTCGCCGGGCACGCCTACCGGGCGCGCCAGTGGACGCTCGGCCCGGCCGCCGAGGAGTTGCCCCGGCTGCGGGTGGCCGAGTTCGCCCCCGGCCCGCGGACCGGGCTGTGGGTGTACGCCACCGTCGGCGCGTGGGAGGCCCGCGACGACCCGCGGCTGGAGTTCCTGATCGCCGCCCCTGAGCGGGACCCGCGGCACGTCGAGCTGGTCACGATGGCCGCGTGGTATCACGGGCGGCGCGGGCTGGGTGCCGGGCACACGCTCCCGATCGGGGAGCCGTGGCTCCCCGGGTCGTCCTGCGACTACTTCCTGGTGTCGCTGCCGTACCCGTTCGGCCCGGAGCTGGAGGTCTGCAACCTCCGCGACGGGCACCTCCACTTCCTCTGGCTGCTGCCGATCACCGCGGCCGAGCGGGAGTTCAAGGTACGGGAGGGGGTCGAGGCACTGGAGCAGCGATTCGATGCCAGCGCCCTGGAGTACTGGGTGCCGGATCGGGCCTCAGTCGTGTGA
- a CDS encoding VOC family protein → MRPFLPAKDFDHSKRFYEALGFEKTLDGEVAIFNAGSGGFILQRYFHEEWAANCMMQLMVDDLAAWWEHIESLELSERFGVPPPRAPAMQPWGLLIAYVVDPAGVLWHVAQRRDGAKHDR, encoded by the coding sequence GTGCGTCCGTTCCTCCCCGCGAAGGATTTCGACCATTCCAAGCGCTTCTACGAGGCGCTTGGCTTCGAGAAGACCCTCGACGGCGAAGTCGCGATCTTTAACGCCGGCTCGGGCGGGTTCATCCTGCAGAGGTACTTCCACGAGGAGTGGGCGGCCAACTGCATGATGCAGCTGATGGTCGATGACCTCGCCGCGTGGTGGGAGCACATCGAATCACTTGAGCTGTCGGAGCGGTTCGGTGTGCCGCCGCCCAGGGCTCCGGCCATGCAGCCGTGGGGGCTGCTCATCGCGTATGTCGTCGATCCCGCAGGCGTCTTGTGGCACGTCGCACAGCGGCGTGACGGGGCAAAGCACGACCGCTGA